One genomic window of Anaerobranca gottschalkii DSM 13577 includes the following:
- a CDS encoding DUF4446 family protein — MMDTLEIFNEFSHIILLTVSLLLLLTWLMFFISIKNMNKKLKKYKELTKFSNGKNVEEILTDFGKRLHILNSNVEQIEHNFQRHLDKVKNHPQYYSIVRFNAFDNTGSDLSFAIALLDDNFDGIVISSIYGREESRVYAKPIVNGKSNYHLTQEEEKAIKIAKEKKNNFAGSKNFV, encoded by the coding sequence ATGATGGATACTTTAGAAATATTTAATGAATTCAGTCATATAATTTTACTAACAGTAAGTTTATTGTTGTTGTTAACGTGGCTGATGTTTTTTATTAGTATAAAAAATATGAATAAAAAGTTAAAAAAATATAAAGAGCTTACAAAGTTTTCTAATGGTAAAAATGTAGAAGAGATTTTAACTGATTTCGGTAAAAGATTACATATATTAAATTCTAATGTAGAACAGATAGAACATAATTTTCAAAGACATTTAGATAAAGTCAAAAATCATCCTCAATACTATAGTATAGTTCGTTTTAATGCCTTTGATAATACAGGTAGTGATCTCAGTTTTGCTATTGCACTATTAGATGATAATTTTGATGGAATAGTTATAAGTAGTATTTATGGAAGAGAAGAATCTAGGGTTTATGCAAAACCCATTGTAAATGGTAAATCAAATTACCATTTAACCCAGGAAGAAGAAAAAGCTATAAAAATAGCTAAAGAAAAAAAGAATAATTTTGCAGGAAGTAAGAATTTTGTGTAG